The DNA window AGCGGCTGTTTTTATATACCAGTTGTTTCCAAGAAGAGTGCTAAAAAAAGACGATTGATTCTCTCTATCAAAGGCAACAACCCAACGAGACCACTGGTAGTCGAGGCTATCGAATTGGTCGCGAAGCCAATAGAACGCATCTAGATGGCTTAATCCAAGGAATTCGAAACCTCGGCTCGAAACTAATTGAGCGCGTAATTGGCTGTCTTCAAGTAATGAACCCTGCAATCGCTCAGGTGCAATCCAACCAGTTGGATCTAGCGTTTGCCATTGTGTGCCATCGTAATATTCAACCCAAGCGTGCGCCTCGAACTGCCTAACTGTTGTGTATCGCTGTTCCTGATTTAACTTCCCACCTAGATACCCTGAAACAATCCGGCTAGGGATCCCTGCTGCTCGGAGTAGAAAGGCGGTGCTCGATGCGTAGTGACCACAAAAGCCTAATTTTGTATTTACCAAAAAGCTATCTATCGCATTGTCGACATGAATAGATGGAGGTGTAAGGGTGTATTTGAATTCCTGAGATTGAAAAAATTGCTTCAAGGCATCGATATAGTCGTTGGTTGACTTTGCGAATTTGGAGAGTTGCTGACTAAGCTCGATAGCTTGTGGATTTTTGTTTACTGGCAAGCGTGTATAAAAGGCAATTTGGCTTTCGCTAAGGTGATACTTTGGGAAACGATTTGAAATCACATCATATTCGAATTTATTCGTAACATAATTGTCTTTAAAAAGTGTGCCGAACCCGTTTGAATGAACAGATGAATGTGAACTCGTACTCCAACTTAAACCATATAACCATTGAGAGGAACTTGTTTCAGCAATAATCGAATAGGCCATTGGATTAGTCGAATTATCAACTAGTTGACTTGGTATGGTTAGCCATCTAGATTGTTGCCAAACCCTACCATCGAATCTATCATGAACGATCGCTCGCCAGTAAAGCGGATCTTTGGGAATTTCCTGACCCCATTTAGCTCTAAAAACAACTTCATCGCTGTTCGACAGTTCACTAATTTTAAAAGGATCTAGTTCGCCACTTAGTCCGGTTTTTGCCACAGATTGATTCGGCATGCTCCAAAATGAAGGCAGTTTTGGAAATAGGAATAACATAAGAAGCGCAAGTGGCGAAAGCAACAGTAAGCTCCGGGCACTCGTTTTTATAGTCGATATAACATTAATATTCGCATTAATACTGAGCGCTAGACTTGCGATTAACAATAACCATTGAAAGACAACGACCACCGTAAACCATAGACTTTGGCTAAAAAGAAACGTTAATGTTGTCGAAAAGAATGCAAGCACGATTGTGTGCTGCAGTAACACGGGTGTATTTGCCTGTTTTAGCTTAAGACCAGTCGCAGTTAGCAACAACAGTACGAATAAAGTGAGTGTTTTTTCAAATCCTGAACTAAGCACAATAATGACGATGCTTATCAACGCAATCAGATTAATAAAAATGCTTGATACTAGTCTATTAGACAAGGTAACCCAACTTAGCAATAGGATAATGAGTAGGGCATTCATGCTACCTAATTCACTCATTAAGAGCGCAACTTGAATAAATAACACACAAACAACGAGCCGTTTGCTTTTGTTATTCTCAATACTCACTCATCTTCTCCCAAACTTGGTGATAAGTTTTGTTGTCAGTGCAATGCATAAGTCCTGAATTTGGTAAATTGACTTTAATCGGTAATTTAGATTCGTAATATGGAAAAAGTAGTGTACTTAATTGCGCTAATTTTTCTTCTTTTGTTCCAAACAAATCTTGATAATTCAAGATTGCTTCAGTGCTATTTGAATCGCTTATTGGAGCAAACTGTTTGATAAACAATTCACCTGATTTAGCGAAATGTTTCCATGAAATACGACTAGGATTTTCACCAGGTTTCATTGGCTGAGGGCCTTGATAATCTCTATCATCAGAGACCATACGTTCTACTATCTGATTCTCAATCCGGCGGTGATTATTTGGGTAAATGTATAAATCGCCAGAAGGTTGCCAATAACACCATGCACGAACGAGTCCGAAGGGGAAACTTGTTTCTAACGTAATTCTCGGAAGTTCATAGCGCCCACGTAAATGCCATTGAGTCTCGAGCCACAGCGACGTTTCTTCAAACAACGAAGAAATCATGACTTCTTGATTATCATATTTTAATTTAAGTTGATTTATTGTTTTGTTTTTAATGGTAAAGCGAATGAGAAAACGAGGCGAGTTTGGTGAATAACTGGGTTCACATTTTAGAATTTCTGCACGCAGAGAGTTGATGTTTTTAAACGTCTGGAAAAAAGTAAGCAATTGAAATAATGAGAAAAAGTAGCTTGAAAATAGCAGTAAATTATTTTGGTAATTGACACCAAGAATAAACACAAGCGTTGTAAAAAATAAAAATAACCAACCTAAATTTGTTGGCAAGATGTATATATTGTGGTGGCGAAATTCAACACGTTCTTTTCGATATCTATTTCCCAGCCAACGGATTAATCTCGATTCTAAACGATTTTTCTTCGCCACGATCACACGCCAATCGCTACTTGATCCAATACGGCCGTTGAGAACTCGGATTTACTCATTCCCAATCTGTGTGCGCATACAAATGGTGCTACAAGCCGAACGTCGTCAGGCGTAACAAATTCACGGTTTTCCATAAATGCCCAAGATTTTGCAGCATTAACGAGAGAAATACTGGCTCTTGGTGAGAGTCCTGAACGTAAAGTAGGGTGGTTGCGTGATTTAGAAACGAGTTTCAAAATATAGTCGACAACGACAGGGGAAACATTGACTTTTTCTATTTGCATTTGAATTTCAACTAATTCACCTGCGTTGGAGATTGCCTTATGAACTTGTCGTCTTTGTGACGGATTTAAAATAAGTTGTTTTTCAGCATCAAGTGAAGGAAACCCTAAACTTAAACGCATAAAAAATCGGTCTAATTGAGATTCTGGCAAATCATGTGTACCAAACTGCTCCCTTGGGTTTTGTGTCGCGATAACAAAAAATGGGGTATCCAATGGATAACTTTTTTTATCAACGGTGACCTGATTTTCTTCCATGGCTTCAAGTAAGGCACTCTGAGTTTTTGGGCTTGCACGGTTTAATTCGTCTGCAAGTAACAGTTGAGTAAAAATAGGACCAGGATGAAAGTCAAACGTATGGTTGGTCGAATTAAAAACCGAACTACCGGTGATGTCCATCGGCAGCAAGTCGTTTGTAAATTGAATACGTTGATATTGCAAATTAAATGTTTTAGCTAACGCGTGCGCTAAAGTCGTTTTTCCCATGCCTGGCAAATCTTCAATAAGCAAATGGCCTTTGCTAAGAAGACAGCACAACGCGATTTTTAGCTCGAACGGTTTGTCTAAAATAACATCACTTAAAACATTAAGGATCGACTCAATTTTATGATTCATTAAATTAGTTCAAGGCGCTTCATAACAGTATCAACTTTTTTGGCGTTGAATGGTTTTGCAATAAATCCTTTAGCACCAAGCTCCCAAGTGTTTTGAACATTTTCCAAACTATTATGACCTGAGCACATCACGACATGGATGTTTGGATAATTATAGTTAATGTATTCAAGTATTGAGGTGCCATCAGTATCCGGCAATTCAATGTCTAAGAAAATTACGTTTGGTTGTTTGTCTGCAATGAGTGGCTTTGCAGAGTTGAAATCTTCTGATTCGTAGATTTGTTCATAACCAAGATTTGATAAAATATCGCCAAGAAACTCTCTGATTTCTGGAGCATCATCAATGATGAGAATTGGCTCGAGCGGTTTTAAAAATTCCATAAGAAAGATACTTCTAAACTGAACTGAAGACATACTAAGCTAACATCAAAAACACCTCAACAAAAAACTACGAGAAACAATGCTTAATGTCCGATACCGTCTAGTATTGGACATAGTAAAGGAGGTTGCTTGGTTTTGCTAATACCACCTATAATATATATTATGTTAAATGTAGTATTTCACGTCACTTTGTCGGGTTTTCTTGTGTAAAAGATTATTTGTTTTGAGATTGTCGCCTTCTGTGAGATTAGATTTTACTTTATGATTTATAGCGAGTTAAATTTTGGCCTGAGTGGATGTATTTATGGAAAACACTGTTTATTTTTTTCATCCACTCTTATTTTTTAATTATATAGCAAAATGCGTTTTTACTCTTTCAACAGTATGTGACCACTTTGGTGTTTGTGGTTTGCAGACTGAATTCTGGTTTCCAAACAATCCTGTTTCATTAAATGCTTGAGCCAACGGCACTGCTTTAATCCATTCAACAGGAATCAGCTACTCTGCATCATCATCGTCTAAATTAGTGAAATTCGAATAGTCGCCATCAGTTTCTAAATCTAGCAAGGTTTTATTATCGTGCTTTGAAAACTGGTAGTTTTCTGCTCTTGATATTTCACCAGCGACTTTTCCAACAGCTACAAAGCCCGTTTTAGGAATTTTTACCCATACACGATCACCAATATCTAACATGTTTAATGTATTTGAATACCAACGGCCTCGGCCCGCAGAAACAAATCCATATTTCAGCGCATCATTCCAGTGGCGCTCTTTACCATGCCCAAAAGAAACATAAAACTCACCGTTCCACGGCTCTTTTGTTGATTTTGAAATAACGCGCTCTTGGGTTTCTTCAGGTGCTATCATCCAAGCTCGGCTTAAATACTGATTTGTACCATCCTCAAATACTGTAAAAAACACAGCATTAACAGGTATCTTAGCTTTGTCATTTAAATAGTTGATGATCCGTTCTGAACTTGCATCCAATGCAGCAGCTACAATTATCATTTGGTGCGAGCCGTCATAGTTTACATCGTTGAAAGGAACACCGAATTTTGACTCAAACGCCCTATCCAAACTTTGTTCCGATATTGCGAATTTCGTACTGTAATCATGATAAATATCAACTAATTTACTGTCGTCAATTTCGACCACCCAAATTGCCACCTCCTACAATCGGCACCATAATAATGCTGGAGACATTATTCGCAACAACCAACCCAGCCGGTGTATACGTTTTCTATTTTGGCGACGTCTGAACGTATATAATCAATGCGACTCAGAACCATATTTGCAAACTTAGATTTGTTTGGTTCGACTAACTACTGTACTACAAACAAAGAACGCGCTTATAAAGTTAGTTAGAAAAGTAATAAAAACTTCGGTTTAACCGTAAGTTATCCGTATTACAGTACAGGAACCAATAGTTTTATCTAATGAAAATCGCAACCAAGACAGTAAAGAAGCATTTTACGTGTTTCAATAAACATTATTTTTGGGTCAACCGCATAGTTGTCCCCTACGCTTCTTTATTCGTTCGCAGGAAAACAGCTCGAGTTTAGATGTGTTCTCATATGAGGGCCCGTGGATTTCACCACGGACCATTAGTGCAAAATCGGTGTTAACATTGAATAATGTGAGGATTACACTCGGAAGGTTTGGCTAGTGTAATGCGGCCGTCCAAGGAAGGTTTTTACAAATATCGCCTTCAAACTCTAGAATTTCTTCAAGGCGAGAATAAACACGTTTTTCATCGTAATATTCACAGGCAAGCTCAACAAACAGGTTTTTGTGTTTCTCTTCAGATTTTGCAATCGCTACGTAAAATTCTTTTTCTTTGCTTTCTTCTAGTGCTTCAGCAACCAGCGAAAATCGTTCATGGCCTCGTGCTTCTATTACACCAGCAACGAGTAATCTATCCAATAAATAGTCATCTCGACCTTGACGAATTACAGTTCTAATCAATTTAACATAATCGTCTTTCTTATCTTTTCCTAGAGTGATCCCTCGTTCTCCAAGTAATTTTAAAACTTGCTTAAAATGAATCATTTCTTCGATTGCTAAATCGGTCATTGCTCTTACCAATTTTGTTTTATCAGGGTAATGACCAATCATGCCCATTGCCATTCCAGATGCTTTTTTTTCTGCGGCCGCATGGTCTTGCAAGAAAGTGTCGAAATCTTCAACTACGTTTTTCGCCCATTCTTTAGGCGTTTTATACTTTAATTCAAACATCTTTGACTTCACTAAAAAATTGATACAGTAAGCTGTCTTTTTCAGCTTTTCCTAAATGGGTTGATTCTATTTTCAATGGGTGATTTACATCCTTCCAAGCGGTTACTTTTCCATTTTGATTCAAATGAGGAAATATTTTGAACGGTTCGCTTGTTTTGTTTGGCAAGAAATTGGTTAACGTATTAATGCTATCGGTTTGTACATTTAACGAAAGTAACGGTATTGAATTGCGCTTTGCGAATTCAAAAACTTGGTGTTGATGCTTTTTATAACACTCGATTAGATAGTCGAAGTTATTTGTTAGATCGAGAGTTAATCCTGGAAATATTTGAAAATAAGCACGTTTTATCGTGTCGTTAAAACCACCAGATTGGGACATGAGATTTTTAGCCATGCGGTTTAGCAATTTTGACACAGAAATAGCCCACCCTGTCTGTTCTCGTTGCAACAGAATCAATTGTGTATTTTCAAAATACATCGAAAGCTTCTGGTAATCACAAAAAATAGGTGTGTCGGCGAGTACCTCGGCTTCAAGAAAGGTGTCTCGAGTGTAAGCCGTATGGGCCGTTGTATACCCTAATTGCAAAGTTGCGGCACAAAGGCTCGTTGTACCAGTTCGTGGTAGTCCGACGATGAGTGTTTTTTTTGAATTCATCAATAAAAAAGCGCCTTTTAAGACGCTTTGTAATTAGCAAGTAACGTGAAAATAATATCAGTTTTAGTCAATTAAATATACAGCATAAACTTGTGCATCGACTGTAATAAAGCCAGTATTATAGCCAGCCCCCGAGCCAGAATCTGCTTGTACCATCATTTTCTCAGCACGCATATAAGGCATTGTTGGTGCATCCATAGGTGAAAATGAAACAGAATACAATTTCCCAATCCTAACGTCGAAATCCTTGGCGAGTTCTTTTGCAGCCATTTTGGCGTCTTTAATCGCAGCCTTTTGAACCGTTTTCAAAATTGAATTGTGATCGGCGACAGAGAACTGAGTGTCTCTAAATTCAGTAACACCCGCATCGACTAAATCTTGAAGAAGCTCAGGGTATTTATCAACAAGCGTTAACGTCATGCGAATGTTTCGAAATACTCGAAAACCCACGAAACGTTGTTTGTTTTGCTCTCGATCATATTCAGTTTGTCGATAGACATTTAGTTGCTCTGCTTGAATGTCCTTTTCTGCAATCTGATAACGTTTTGCGATTTCAATCACTTTTGCAGCAATCGCATCAACGTTTTTCTTCGCATCAGCGGTGTTTGCCTGCGTATCATCAATACCAATAACAATGTTTGCTCTATCAGGTTTAACCTGAATTTTTGCATTGCCTTGAACATAAAGATGAGGGGCATCAGGAAGTGAATTTGCATTCGCGTTAAGCGTTATTAAAGCAGCAAATGCCAACATTAATTTTTTCATGATAAATCCTTATATTGGTATCACAACGACATGTTACTAGTTTGTCCTGAATTGCTTCTGAATAAAAA is part of the Pseudoalteromonas xiamenensis genome and encodes:
- a CDS encoding tRNA-(ms[2]io[6]A)-hydroxylase, producing the protein MFELKYKTPKEWAKNVVEDFDTFLQDHAAAEKKASGMAMGMIGHYPDKTKLVRAMTDLAIEEMIHFKQVLKLLGERGITLGKDKKDDYVKLIRTVIRQGRDDYLLDRLLVAGVIEARGHERFSLVAEALEESKEKEFYVAIAKSEEKHKNLFVELACEYYDEKRVYSRLEEILEFEGDICKNLPWTAALH
- a CDS encoding sulfotransferase, coding for MNSKKTLIVGLPRTGTTSLCAATLQLGYTTAHTAYTRDTFLEAEVLADTPIFCDYQKLSMYFENTQLILLQREQTGWAISVSKLLNRMAKNLMSQSGGFNDTIKRAYFQIFPGLTLDLTNNFDYLIECYKKHQHQVFEFAKRNSIPLLSLNVQTDSINTLTNFLPNKTSEPFKIFPHLNQNGKVTAWKDVNHPLKIESTHLGKAEKDSLLYQFFSEVKDV
- a CDS encoding DUF58 domain-containing protein; the protein is MAKKNRLESRLIRWLGNRYRKERVEFRHHNIYILPTNLGWLFLFFTTLVFILGVNYQNNLLLFSSYFFSLFQLLTFFQTFKNINSLRAEILKCEPSYSPNSPRFLIRFTIKNKTINQLKLKYDNQEVMISSLFEETSLWLETQWHLRGRYELPRITLETSFPFGLVRAWCYWQPSGDLYIYPNNHRRIENQIVERMVSDDRDYQGPQPMKPGENPSRISWKHFAKSGELFIKQFAPISDSNSTEAILNYQDLFGTKEEKLAQLSTLLFPYYESKLPIKVNLPNSGLMHCTDNKTYHQVWEKMSEY
- a CDS encoding AAA family ATPase; protein product: MNHKIESILNVLSDVILDKPFELKIALCCLLSKGHLLIEDLPGMGKTTLAHALAKTFNLQYQRIQFTNDLLPMDITGSSVFNSTNHTFDFHPGPIFTQLLLADELNRASPKTQSALLEAMEENQVTVDKKSYPLDTPFFVIATQNPREQFGTHDLPESQLDRFFMRLSLGFPSLDAEKQLILNPSQRRQVHKAISNAGELVEIQMQIEKVNVSPVVVDYILKLVSKSRNHPTLRSGLSPRASISLVNAAKSWAFMENREFVTPDDVRLVAPFVCAHRLGMSKSEFSTAVLDQVAIGV
- a CDS encoding response regulator, with the translated sequence MEFLKPLEPILIIDDAPEIREFLGDILSNLGYEQIYESEDFNSAKPLIADKQPNVIFLDIELPDTDGTSILEYINYNYPNIHVVMCSGHNSLENVQNTWELGAKGFIAKPFNAKKVDTVMKRLELI
- a CDS encoding SIMPL domain-containing protein — its product is MKKLMLAFAALITLNANANSLPDAPHLYVQGNAKIQVKPDRANIVIGIDDTQANTADAKKNVDAIAAKVIEIAKRYQIAEKDIQAEQLNVYRQTEYDREQNKQRFVGFRVFRNIRMTLTLVDKYPELLQDLVDAGVTEFRDTQFSVADHNSILKTVQKAAIKDAKMAAKELAKDFDVRIGKLYSVSFSPMDAPTMPYMRAEKMMVQADSGSGAGYNTGFITVDAQVYAVYLID
- a CDS encoding transglutaminase family protein, yielding MSIENNKSKRLVVCVLFIQVALLMSELGSMNALLIILLLSWVTLSNRLVSSIFINLIALISIVIIVLSSGFEKTLTLFVLLLLTATGLKLKQANTPVLLQHTIVLAFFSTTLTFLFSQSLWFTVVVVFQWLLLIASLALSINANINVISTIKTSARSLLLLSPLALLMLFLFPKLPSFWSMPNQSVAKTGLSGELDPFKISELSNSDEVVFRAKWGQEIPKDPLYWRAIVHDRFDGRVWQQSRWLTIPSQLVDNSTNPMAYSIIAETSSSQWLYGLSWSTSSHSSVHSNGFGTLFKDNYVTNKFEYDVISNRFPKYHLSESQIAFYTRLPVNKNPQAIELSQQLSKFAKSTNDYIDALKQFFQSQEFKYTLTPPSIHVDNAIDSFLVNTKLGFCGHYASSTAFLLRAAGIPSRIVSGYLGGKLNQEQRYTTVRQFEAHAWVEYYDGTQWQTLDPTGWIAPERLQGSLLEDSQLRAQLVSSRGFEFLGLSHLDAFYWLRDQFDSLDYQWSRWVVAFDRENQSSFFSTLLGNNWYIKTAAILIGTIFVAFLVYFTIGRLKANSHNPIPVRLCLSLLHVSNLEDHSPISACNVLKQRYPEYASDLDAFCKAFMEYRYNGKLFPVRRIDDAKRLISNIKIKEKRKNERSNNWSHFDARSIVSPSKRNCRYDSQCISCRANVRFIFVRHTKRI